The genomic interval attaaatatatatatttctctaTCTGTTATTTTTAAccatgattttttttctctccagGTATTTGATAATGGGTGGTACTAAGTCAGCTGTTGATTTAATGGGATCCTCCTCAGAAGTTCATTTTTCTGGATTTCACATGGATGGTTTTGAGCATAGTACAGAACAACCAACAACATCCGCAACTGACGTGTACAACCAACCTTTCGTCATAGGTGTGTTTTCTTATGCCAAAGTAGTCAGTCGTAAAGTCACCGACTACCTAAAGGTTTAACATTGTTGTTCTGTAATCAGAGTATTTTTCCCTAATTCTTTGTAATAAAATTCCAGTTTGTACAAGGTTTTGTTCTTATATGCGGGAGAAAATGTCATCGGCCGGGTTCTCTGTCTCTTTGAATGTAGTTCACATGAGCCATTAAGTTGTCTTACATAGTAAAATAACAGaattctattttagttgaaataACAGAATTTCTTGACATGTAAAATACGTTTCTTCGAAAGAAGAGTGACATAAACAGGAAAGAATTCATGATTGCTGTGAAAAAAAATCACACCAGTCTTACTTGTGTTATTAAAATGCAGGTATGAGTTCTATAATCATCATAATATCATTTCATTGAACACTCTTGTTAAGTGGTCATTTTAAGCTTTACGAATTTTTATCTTGATGATTctaatatatttatctatttttgcAGGTGTTGCTGGGGGTGCAGCATCAGGCAAAAAAACAGTTTGTGATATGATTGTTCAGCAGCTTCATGACCAGCGAGTTGTGCTTGTTAATCAGGTATTGAATTCTTTCTTTTCATACATATTGTGGTCAAATCGAGAAAACATCTAGACTTTTTTTTTGTGGCTCAAAATGAACATTGAGGGCACAATCATTCGGTTAATGCTTCATACCTCGAAGAATCCTGAATAAACCTTTCTTACTGTACTTTTATTGATACATTGGGCTTAATAAGTTAATGATTTAACATATGACAGGCTTCTTTTTACAACAACTTGACTGATGAAGAGCTAGCGAGGGTACAAGATTACAACTTTGACCATCCTGGTTAGTGCAATTAGACTTCTTAGTCTGACATTATGAGAGTGTCTTTTGATATTAAGATACTGTAAAGGATGAAAAATTCTGTTATCTTACTAGATGTTTTTCTATATTTCCTCttcatttctattttctttcacCAAGACAAAGAATAGAAAAATTCTGTTATCTTACTAGTCATTCTTGCAgaaaatgaattatgaatgcATTAGTCAAGGCTTTGTGTTGGTGAATGATAATATCCTCAAAATTGATAGGCTATAGCAGGATAAGGAAAACATACGCCATTTTCTTCTCTTAATAACTATGTGAATGTTCTCGTATTTCTGTTATGATTTATCATCAGATGCTTTTGATACCGAGGAATTGCTTCGTGTTATGGACCACTTGAAGCATGGTGAAGCTGTAGATATTCCAAAGTATGATTTTAAGAGTTACAAAAGTGATGCATTAAGAAGGGTATATCTTTGGAACCTTACTTTTTTTAGCAGTTTTAACTCCTTGTTTCTTAAAATGCTTACAGcttaaaattgaaattcaaaatttgaagtTGTAAATATCTTGCAAAAGAATATCTCTCATTTTTAGTGCAGATCAcatgtataaaatatttaaaatctaaatGCATATTTATACTGAGTTTTGTAACAAAGCTCATGTCACTATCATTCCATATTATTTTGCTTGAACATTTTTTCAGGTGAACCCTTCAGATGTTATAATTTTGGAAGGCATCCTTGTTTTCCATGATCCACGTGTTCGGGAGTTGATGAATATGAAGATATTTGTTGACACAGGTCCTTTTATTTCCTTTAATAACTcaaattattatattgtatGTTTCACATAgcatttgttaatttatatcTCGTGGAATTGGTACCCCCCTCCACATAATCCACAGTGTGAAGTATAAAAATTCCTATACTGTTTtgcattattaaaaattatttttttaggggAGGGGATTACTATGAATCTATGACTAATGACCCTCTATCTTCACATTAGTTATTTCTTTAATCTATTTGTTGATTCTTTACATATTGAGTTTTTGCCTGTGTACCTTCTAGTAATTTTATAAGACGGTAGATTTTCAGTGTAACTGTTGAAATACTAAATTAAGCTGTCActttacattttaaaatgttCAGTGCAGATGCTGATGTTCGTTTGGCAAGAAGGATTAGGCGTGATACCAGCGAGAAGGATCGGGATATTGGTACAGTTCTTGATCAGGTAGCAATTTAAAACCACACGATTTTGCATTAAAATGAGCACATTTTGATATTatcttgcttttttttttcttcatattgattattttacttCTTTCCAagatttgagaaaaataatttaatttcgtACTACTGATTGGCTGCTATTAAAATGCCTTAATAATGAAACCTATGCACGATTATTCAATTTTTGGGGAGTTATATCATTGAGGATCCATTTTGTGCTTATTATGATCTTGATGGAGCTCACATtctttatccaattttgatgGTTAGTTACTTCAATTAAATGAATTTTGGCTGCTGATTCTTATGCTGCGCTTGTTGCAGTATTCAAAATTTGTGAAGCCAGCTTTTGATGACTTTATTCTTCCAACAAAGAAGTATGCCGATATAATTATACCTCGTGGAGGAGATAATCATGTGGCAGTGGATTTGATTGTTCAACATATCCGCACAAAGCTTGGTCAGCATGACCTATGTAAAATATATCCAAATTTATATGTCATTCAGTCAACTTTTCAGGTACCCTTTTCTTGCAATTTATTAACCTTCTCAATAATCCCTCCTTGAACAACAAGCtttgattttagtttatttatataaaGATTGAATCATCATGACAATTGCTGCTATGCAGATACGGGGTATGCATACCCTGATACGTGATGCTCAGATAACGAAGCatgattttgtattttattctgATCGTTTGATTCGTTTGGTAAGTAAACATGTTTCATTATTGTTTTGTTAATTTGGTGGTGGTATggcattttctttaattattatgcACTTGACCAGGTTGTTGAACATGGTTTGGGACATCTTCCATTTACAGAAAAACAAGTTATCACTCCCACTGGTAATCTTTTCCTTTTCATACTTGATTTTTGAGATTTATGTGTTGTACAAAATTCATGTTCTACTTTTTATGATCTTGATCGTTTTCCATAATCTTTGCTGCTGGCATGACATTCTACATGAATCCATGTCGAAAAGAGATTACAAATAGCTGCTGCATTTTGACTTGATGTAAAGGAACATTTTGGATAGATTGGGTACCAAATATTTATCACGTTACAGTACTTGAGAGAGACACGATCTAATTTTCATGACGTTAATTGTAACAAATCTGTCTCCATGTGATTGTCTTCAATTATTTAGTTTGTGCGACATTTCAACATGGTAACTGTTGATATTTTCTTCAAATGCAGGTTCTGTATACACTGGTGTGGATTTTTGTAAGAGGTTGTGTGGTGTCTCTGTCATCAGAAGGTATTACTCTAGCCCAAATCTGGAGTCACATAGgcatttgattaaatattttcatccTTGCTTCCAAGTATTGACTAAGTGTCTTTTGGCTCTTTGCTGGATTGATCTCGAATAATTCAATCCCCTCTCCTCGGTTGGATGTAAAACTATATCTCTGCAACAGTTCATTATGAAAGCACTTTTTGCCTATGAACCACTGTCATAGACGCGACACTGGCATTGACACGTAGACActtgtaataatttgaaaaaatggaaGTGATTGAATGTAATTGTATGGTTTGGTTTCATGTTGGTGCCACATAACTTTCtacttttattatattaatattctgCTAATTTCAGTGGGGAGAGTATGGAGAATGCCTTAAGA from Cicer arietinum cultivar CDC Frontier isolate Library 1 chromosome 5, Cicar.CDCFrontier_v2.0, whole genome shotgun sequence carries:
- the LOC101489842 gene encoding uridine kinase-like protein 4 isoform X2 translates to MIVQQLHDQRVVLVNQASFYNNLTDEELARVQDYNFDHPDAFDTEELLRVMDHLKHGEAVDIPKYDFKSYKSDALRRVNPSDVIILEGILVFHDPRVRELMNMKIFVDTDADVRLARRIRRDTSEKDRDIGTVLDQYSKFVKPAFDDFILPTKKYADIIIPRGGDNHVAVDLIVQHIRTKLGQHDLCKIYPNLYVIQSTFQIRGMHTLIRDAQITKHDFVFYSDRLIRLVVEHGLGHLPFTEKQVITPTGSVYTGVDFCKRLCGVSVIRSGESMENALRACCKGIKIGKILIHREGDNGQQLIYEKLPNDISERHVLLLDPILGTGNSAVQAISLLIKKGVPESNIIFLNLISAPKGVHVVCKSFPRIKIVTSEIEIGLNEDFRVIPGMGEFGDRYFGTDDDEQVVVPSQ
- the LOC101489842 gene encoding uridine kinase-like protein 4 isoform X1 — its product is MGGTKSAVDLMGSSSEVHFSGFHMDGFEHSTEQPTTSATDVYNQPFVIGVAGGAASGKKTVCDMIVQQLHDQRVVLVNQASFYNNLTDEELARVQDYNFDHPDAFDTEELLRVMDHLKHGEAVDIPKYDFKSYKSDALRRVNPSDVIILEGILVFHDPRVRELMNMKIFVDTDADVRLARRIRRDTSEKDRDIGTVLDQYSKFVKPAFDDFILPTKKYADIIIPRGGDNHVAVDLIVQHIRTKLGQHDLCKIYPNLYVIQSTFQIRGMHTLIRDAQITKHDFVFYSDRLIRLVVEHGLGHLPFTEKQVITPTGSVYTGVDFCKRLCGVSVIRSGESMENALRACCKGIKIGKILIHREGDNGQQLIYEKLPNDISERHVLLLDPILGTGNSAVQAISLLIKKGVPESNIIFLNLISAPKGVHVVCKSFPRIKIVTSEIEIGLNEDFRVIPGMGEFGDRYFGTDDDEQVVVPSQ